The genomic region GGCGAAGTCGTCGTTCCCGACCTGGCGAAGGCCCTGGCCGGAAGCATCCAGGGAAAGGGCGGCCGCGAGGGCCGCTGCGAGGATCGTTCGACGAAGCATGCGCGACACTCCGTTATACCCGGGGCGGTACTTAGAATTCGGGCGAGGCGTAGGCGGCAGCGAGTAGAATGAACGCGATGAACCCGTTTCTCGAGGCCGCGATCGCCATGTGCGAGGAAGCCGGCGCCATCCACGCTCGCTACCTCCACCAGGAGCAGGTGATCAGCGAGAAGGGGGTCGGGGACCTGGTCACCGAGGTCGATCGGCGCGCCGAGGCGGCGATCATCGAACGGCTACGGGCGCTGTTCCCCGACCACGCCATTCTCGCCGAAGAGTCGGGTCGACATGCGGCCGGCGAGGACTACATCTGGTACGTGGACCCGCTCGACGGCACGACCAACTACGCTCATGGCTTCCCGGCGTTCTGCGTGTCGATCGCCCTGCTGCACCGGGGCCGTGTCGAGGTCGCCGCCGTCCACGCGGTGGCCCTGGGCGAGCTGTTCACGGCGGCACGCGGCGAGGGCGCGTGGCGCAACGGTCGGCCCATCCGCGTGTCGCGCGTACCCGACATCGCCCGGTCGCTGGTCGCGACCGGATTTTCGCCGAGCGTGCGCGAGGACGGGCACAACATCGCGGAGTTCGTCGCCTTCCTGCACCGGGCCCAGGCGGTGCGCCGGCCGGGGTCGGCGGCGCTGGACCTGGCCTTCGTGGCCTGCGGCAGGCTGGACGGGTTCTGGGAGTATCGCCTGGCGCCGTGGGACGTGGCGGCGGGCAGCCTGCTGGTCACCGAGGCCGGGGGCGTCGTGACCCAGATCGACGGCACCGCTTTCGATCCGGCCGGCCGGGCCATCCTGGCCAGCAATGGCCTCGTGCACGAAGAGATGCGGCAAGTGCTCGCGACTACACCAAACCGCCACCCGCATACGGTATCGTAACAACCCATGGCCAAGAACGAGCGGACGAGCGGATTGGCAGTAGGGCTTGCGACCGCCGCCCTCGGCCTGATCGCGGGCGTGGCGGGTGCCGCGGTGCTCACCGGCGGGCGTACGGAGATCGCGGGCATTCCGGGCGGCGCGGAGGCGCCGCGCGTGGCGATCGCGGCCTTGCCCGAGGCCCAGCGGCAGTTCGAGGGCCTGCGCGAACT from Candidatus Tanganyikabacteria bacterium harbors:
- a CDS encoding inositol monophosphatase, with the protein product MNPFLEAAIAMCEEAGAIHARYLHQEQVISEKGVGDLVTEVDRRAEAAIIERLRALFPDHAILAEESGRHAAGEDYIWYVDPLDGTTNYAHGFPAFCVSIALLHRGRVEVAAVHAVALGELFTAARGEGAWRNGRPIRVSRVPDIARSLVATGFSPSVREDGHNIAEFVAFLHRAQAVRRPGSAALDLAFVACGRLDGFWEYRLAPWDVAAGSLLVTEAGGVVTQIDGTAFDPAGRAILASNGLVHEEMRQVLATTPNRHPHTVS